The following proteins are encoded in a genomic region of Candidatus Aegiribacteria sp.:
- a CDS encoding FAD-dependent oxidoreductase yields the protein MKNKKNSVLVLGAGIAGIQASLDLAEMGVEVHLVEDTPTIGGRMPQLDKTFPTNDCSMCILAPKMSECVRHPLITLHIMSNLKNISGTPGDFICSVIERAKYVDPVKCVACGLCEEKCPVKIEDEFDVGLRKTKAISRYFLQSIPSEYTINKEHCLYLTKGVCKLCSKVCPTGAINYEDTDREIELNVGAVILATGIDPFDPIGFGQFGYHRFSNVVTSLEFERMLSASGPFGGHVEKASDGKPPKRLAFIQCVGSRDIGINRNYCSSACCMFAIKQSIIAKEHSKELEATIFYMDIRAFGKDFDKYYDKAENQYGVQFK from the coding sequence GTGAAGAACAAAAAGAACTCGGTTCTTGTTCTGGGCGCGGGGATTGCCGGAATACAGGCATCACTGGACCTTGCGGAAATGGGTGTTGAGGTCCACCTGGTCGAGGATACACCCACCATAGGCGGCAGAATGCCTCAGCTGGATAAGACATTCCCAACCAACGACTGCTCGATGTGCATTCTTGCGCCGAAAATGAGCGAATGCGTAAGACATCCTCTTATCACTCTGCATATCATGTCGAATCTTAAAAATATTTCCGGCACACCGGGTGATTTCATCTGCAGCGTAATCGAACGGGCCAAATATGTTGACCCGGTAAAATGTGTTGCCTGTGGTCTCTGCGAGGAAAAATGTCCGGTTAAGATAGAAGATGAATTCGATGTGGGTCTCCGGAAGACAAAAGCCATTTCGCGGTACTTCCTCCAGAGCATTCCATCTGAATACACAATAAACAAGGAACATTGTCTTTACCTTACAAAGGGTGTGTGCAAACTCTGCTCCAAGGTCTGTCCTACCGGCGCTATTAATTATGAAGACACAGACAGAGAAATTGAACTTAATGTAGGAGCTGTTATTCTCGCTACTGGTATTGATCCTTTTGATCCTATCGGCTTCGGCCAATTCGGATATCATCGCTTCAGTAACGTTGTCACCTCCCTTGAATTTGAACGTATGCTGTCCGCATCCGGACCTTTCGGAGGGCATGTTGAGAAGGCTTCTGACGGCAAACCTCCGAAGAGGCTGGCGTTCATCCAGTGTGTGGGTTCAAGGGACATAGGCATCAACAGAAACTATTGCTCATCAGCCTGCTGCATGTTCGCCATAAAGCAGTCAATCATCGCGAAGGAGCACAGCAAAGAACTGGAAGCCACAATTTTCTATATGGATATAAGGGCTTTCGGCAAGGATTTCGACAAGTATTACGATAAAGCTGAAAACCAGTACGGCGTGCAGTTCAAG